In the genome of Pelecanus crispus isolate bPelCri1 chromosome 17, bPelCri1.pri, whole genome shotgun sequence, one region contains:
- the OARD1 gene encoding ADP-ribose glycohydrolase OARD1 isoform X2 yields MWGALGRFFVAQAPARRIVLHNVSAGVFTIGHVTMATHFSKDQEERIKCVKGDLFSCPKTDALAHCISEDCRMGAGIAVLFKKKFGGVQELLDQQKKTGEVAVLQREDRYIYYLITKKKVSHKPTYENMRKSLEAMKAHCLNNGVTDISMPRIGCGLDGLDWNKVSAILGEVFEDTDIKITVYTL; encoded by the exons ATGTGGGGAGCGCTGGGGAGGTTCTTCGTGGCgcaggccccggcccggcggatCGTTCTTCACAACGTGTCTGCGG GAGTCTTCACCATAGGCCACGTTACCATGGCCACCCACTTCTCCAAGGATCAGGAGGAGAGA ATCAAGTGTGTTAAGGGGGACCTTTTCTCGTGCCCCAAGACGGACGCCTTGGCTCATTGCATCAGCGAGGACTGTCGCATGGGTGCAGGCATAGctgttctttttaagaaaaagtttgGAGGCGTACAAGAGCTGTTGGATCAAC aaaagaagacTGGGGAGGTGGCGGTTCTCCAAAGAGAGGACCGATACATTTACTACCTG ATTACGAAGAAGAAAGTTTCTCACAAACCGACATATGAGAATATGCGGAAGAGTTTAGAAGCCATGAAAGCTCACTGTCTAAACAATGGGGTTACTGACATTTCCATGCCTAG GATTGGATGTGGACTTGACGGCCTGGATTGGAATAAAGTCTCAGCAATACTTGGGGAAGTGTTTGAAGACACAGATATAAAGATCACGGTTTACACTCTGTGA
- the OARD1 gene encoding ADP-ribose glycohydrolase OARD1 isoform X1: MWGALGRFFVAQAPARRIVLHNVSAAPGVFTIGHVTMATHFSKDQEERIKCVKGDLFSCPKTDALAHCISEDCRMGAGIAVLFKKKFGGVQELLDQQKKTGEVAVLQREDRYIYYLITKKKVSHKPTYENMRKSLEAMKAHCLNNGVTDISMPRIGCGLDGLDWNKVSAILGEVFEDTDIKITVYTL; encoded by the exons ATGTGGGGAGCGCTGGGGAGGTTCTTCGTGGCgcaggccccggcccggcggatCGTTCTTCACAACGTGTCTGCGG CTCCAGGAGTCTTCACCATAGGCCACGTTACCATGGCCACCCACTTCTCCAAGGATCAGGAGGAGAGA ATCAAGTGTGTTAAGGGGGACCTTTTCTCGTGCCCCAAGACGGACGCCTTGGCTCATTGCATCAGCGAGGACTGTCGCATGGGTGCAGGCATAGctgttctttttaagaaaaagtttgGAGGCGTACAAGAGCTGTTGGATCAAC aaaagaagacTGGGGAGGTGGCGGTTCTCCAAAGAGAGGACCGATACATTTACTACCTG ATTACGAAGAAGAAAGTTTCTCACAAACCGACATATGAGAATATGCGGAAGAGTTTAGAAGCCATGAAAGCTCACTGTCTAAACAATGGGGTTACTGACATTTCCATGCCTAG GATTGGATGTGGACTTGACGGCCTGGATTGGAATAAAGTCTCAGCAATACTTGGGGAAGTGTTTGAAGACACAGATATAAAGATCACGGTTTACACTCTGTGA
- the APOBEC2 gene encoding LOW QUALITY PROTEIN: C->U-editing enzyme APOBEC-2 (The sequence of the model RefSeq protein was modified relative to this genomic sequence to represent the inferred CDS: substituted 1 base at 1 genomic stop codon), whose protein sequence is MWAYTVGFTVLPHVGGFLGWFINRKEIPACYMKLKKPSWCPPRKIFPIVWTVLYTGMGYASYLIWNDLGGCSSKAIIPLGLYGAQLALNWAWPPFFGACNLKLWPXLNTPILKKMAEKQEEPSNTQNGEPDNAEEGEEKKKKLKREDLPPFEIVKGERLPAIFFKFQFRNVEYSSGRNKTFLCYVVETQGKESVTSRGYLEDEHAAAHAEMAFFNTVLPKCESSLRYNITWYVSSSPCVTCADRITETLKKNKNLRLTIMVGRLFMWEEPEMQAALKKMKSAGCKLRIMKPQDFEYVWQNFVEQEEGEEAKAFVPWEDIQENFHYYEEKLAEIFN, encoded by the exons ATGTGGGCTTATACTGTTGGTTTTACTGTCCTGCCTCATGTTGGAGGTTTCCTTGGCTGGTTCATTAATCGAAAAGAAATACCTGCTTGCTATATGAAGCTGAAAAAACCTTCATGGTGTCCACCCCGCAAAATATTCCCCATTGTTTGGACTGTCCTGTACACTGGCATGGG CTATGCCTCCTACCTGATATGGAACGACTtgggtggctgcagcagcaaagctatCATCCCGCTTGGCCTCTACGGGGCTCAGCTGGCCTTGAACTGGGCTTGGCCTCCCTTCTTCGGTGCATGCAACCTGAAGTTG TGGCCATAACTTAATACCCCTATACTCAAGAAGATGGCAGAAAAGCAGGAGGAGCCCAGCAACACCCAGAATGGTGAACCTGACAATGCAGAAGAGGGcgaggaaaaaaagaagaagttGAAGCGGGAAGACCTGCCACCGTTTGAAATTGTGAAAGG GGAGCGCCTCCCAGccatatttttcaaattccaGTTCAGGAATGTGGAATACAGCTCAGGCAGGAACAAAACCTTCCTGTGTTATGTTGTTGAGACCCAAGGCAAAGAGTCAGTGACTTCTCGGGGTTACCTGGAAGACGAGCATGCGGCCGCCCATGCAGAAATGGCTTTCTTCAACACAGTTTTACCAAAGTGCGAATCAAGCCTCCGCTACAACATCACCTGGTACGTCTCCTCCAGTCCCTGTGTGACCTGTGCTGATCGGATAACCGAGACCCTAAAGAAGAACAAGAACCTGCGTCTGACAATCATGGTCGGCCGCCTCTTCATGTGGGAAGAACCAGAAATGCAGGCtgccctgaaaaaaatgaagtcagcTGGCTGCAAGCTGAGGATTATGAAGCCTCAAGACTTTGAGTATGTCTGGCAGAACTTTGTGGaacaggaggaaggagaggaagcaaAAGCTTTCGTGCCGTGGGAGGACATTCAAGAGAACTTCCACTATTACGAGGAAAAGTTGGCTGAGATTTTCAACTGA
- the OARD1 gene encoding ADP-ribose glycohydrolase OARD1 isoform X3 — protein sequence MATHFSKDQEERIKCVKGDLFSCPKTDALAHCISEDCRMGAGIAVLFKKKFGGVQELLDQQKKTGEVAVLQREDRYIYYLITKKKVSHKPTYENMRKSLEAMKAHCLNNGVTDISMPRIGCGLDGLDWNKVSAILGEVFEDTDIKITVYTL from the exons ATGGCCACCCACTTCTCCAAGGATCAGGAGGAGAGA ATCAAGTGTGTTAAGGGGGACCTTTTCTCGTGCCCCAAGACGGACGCCTTGGCTCATTGCATCAGCGAGGACTGTCGCATGGGTGCAGGCATAGctgttctttttaagaaaaagtttgGAGGCGTACAAGAGCTGTTGGATCAAC aaaagaagacTGGGGAGGTGGCGGTTCTCCAAAGAGAGGACCGATACATTTACTACCTG ATTACGAAGAAGAAAGTTTCTCACAAACCGACATATGAGAATATGCGGAAGAGTTTAGAAGCCATGAAAGCTCACTGTCTAAACAATGGGGTTACTGACATTTCCATGCCTAG GATTGGATGTGGACTTGACGGCCTGGATTGGAATAAAGTCTCAGCAATACTTGGGGAAGTGTTTGAAGACACAGATATAAAGATCACGGTTTACACTCTGTGA